The following is a genomic window from Sporosarcina jeotgali.
TTCACTGTCGTCTGTATTATTGGAAGGCGCAGTGGTTTCGTCAGATGGTGCTTCATTATTTCCGTCAGAATCATTTGGAACTGGCGGTGCCGCGCCATCAATCATTTGACGTCCATCTGTAAAGAAAATCGTGTATGTAGCAAGGTAGCGCGGAAGCCAATTGCTGTCGACTCCTTCTTCTTGGTCAATTTCTTCCGCTTCAATCGATTCAATCGAAGCGGTTTCAACAAATTCAGAAGACAACATCCGTGTTAAGTAATACGCAGCCTCTGTTTTGTCATCAAACTGGACTTCGACTGTCGCTTGGTGAGGGGCTGCAAATGCGAACGAACGGAAAAACCCGCGTGTCGGCAGTTGTGCGACTAAATCTTCGAGTAAGGGAGCAGTTTCATAACGATAGGTTTCAACCCACTGAACACTCGCGGCAAGCTGATCATGCGATTGAGCCGTATCCGAACGGTTCAATCGGCCGGTTAACTCAGATTGCGTTACCTGGAGCTTCACTAACTGATTGTCCAAACGCTCTGAGTCCGCATCGACGCTGCGAGTGAGTAAAAAGAAAATGAGCCAGAAAAGAAGGGCTGCGCCAAGAAAGCCTAGCGCGACATAAAGGAGGACTGATCGCTCCTTCTCCTTTTCTGGCAATAGATTAATATCGACTAGCATGATGCACCTCTTTCAGCGCCAATCCAATTACCCGATTGAACGACGCGGGAACGATCCCGCCGTTTGAGAATTTAAGTGATTCCGGCAACAAAGGTCCGGCGATCACGTTTAAACGGCCCGATACTTGCTTCAGCAATTCATCCAATTCCTTGTACTCTCCATTTACCAGCAAATGCGTAATGGTCGCTCCGGCGTTCCACATATTGTAGCGATAGAAATTAACGAGTTTTTCAAGCTCTTGAACAATTGCACGCGGGGACAGCGTATTCGAGTCCACCGTCAGCTCAGTTGACGAAACATCCAGTTCCGTGGCATTTTCTAAATCCACAGGACGCATAAACTGAGGATAATGTTGATGGAAAATCGAAACGACAAGCTTTCCTGCTGTTAAATCCGCTAACAGAACATGCTCGTCCCCAGTAAAGTGATGCTTGTCATGCGCCAGGCGATAAAGGGCAAGCGGCGCAATATCCGCAACAAGCGGTTCGAACTTAGCATCCGTTAACGCAGATTCGTAGCCATGGAGGACACTTTCTTTAGAGGCGATTAAAATCGCTTCATGAGCATCTTCATTCGGCAAGTACGGCACAACGTCAAAAACCGGATCATCGAACGGCAAATAGATCGACGAACCGATTTCTATGAAAAAGTGCCCTTTTAATTCATCTTCCATCACGTCTTCCGGGTACGGCACTTTCCGGATCATGACATATGTATCGGGCGCAAGAAACTGGACACTGCGTTTCGCAATGCCCCATTCCTTCGCAAGCCCGTCAAGCAAAGTTGCCAGCCCAGCAGAATCGACCACGCGACCGTCATGAACGGTGTTTGGCGGCAACGGAATTTCTACCGCTTCTTCCACTGTTAATGATTCTCCCGCTTTCAGCTTTACGTAGCGGACGGCGTCTTCTTCAATTGTAAGTGAGATGGGCCGCTTTGGGCGGGAGAATGGGAATGGCATGGGTTGGCTCCTTAAATTTTTATTTAATCAAATGTTCCCACTGTACTAGTTATTAATTTGTTTTAGGGACTACCTTAGAATTTCCACTATCTGTAATCATTTTACTAGTTGCATCTTTAAAAGTTACAGTTTCTTCGCCTTTGTACTTAGCGCTACCAGAAAATTTGTTTCCTCCAGTAGCTTTTGTGACTTTTGGTTCAGCATCAATTGTAGTAGGTTTTACGAACTTTCCGATATCATCCATATAATTACCGTCAACTAAGGTCATCAAATTAACATTTGTTGCATCCGGATTTTCCGCAAAATACATATTGGCCGCTGAAATAATTGTTTGAGCATCAGCTTTAACAGCTTTAATTCGACTATTATCAATAATTCCACCAATCGACGGCACAGCAATCGCTGCGATAATACCCAAAATCACAATAACTGCGAGCAGCTCGACGAGTGTCAAACCTTTTTCATTCTTCAACTTTTTCTGCAAAAACTTCTTCATTTGTATTCCTCCTTAGTGTACGTGCATTCTTGCTTGTTGTCAGTATACCAAAAGTTCTGGTTGTGTGGAACTATTATTCTACTAATTTATGAAATTTTAATGGACGTTAAGTTTTATATGTTACAAATTATCTATCTCATTAAACAGGCTGAACATCGGCAATAGAATTGCGAGGACAATAGTCCCGACTAATCCTGCTAATAAAACAATCATGATCGGCTCGATGAGCGCTTTCAGTCTTTCAGTGGAAGCATCGACTTCACTCTCGTAGAAATCTGCGACTTTCGCAAGCATCGCATCCAAAGAACCGGTTTGTTCTCCGATAGCGATCATGTGCGGAATTAGCGGCGGAAACGCCCAGTGCCCTTCCATCGGCTCGGTCAGTGATCCGCCCCGTTCCAACGATTCCCGCGACTTAACAAGCACTTTCTTCACAACTTCATTTTCAATCACTTTTTCTGTCATCGATATCGATTGCAGAATCGGTACCGAACTCGAGAACAGTGAACTGAGCGTACGCGTTAACGTAGCCAGAACTGATTTTTTCACAATGTCACCAAATATCGGCAGCCTAAGTAAAATCGTATCCAGCATCATTTTTCCTGCCGGGTTATTTCGAATCAGATAAAACGCAATCGCAATCGCCGCGGCCGTCATTACAATAATGTACCAATAAGACAGCGCAAAATCACTGGCGCTCATGACGAAGCGGGTCAGCAATGGCAATTCTCCGCCTACACTGGCGAACAAATCTACAAACATCGGCACGACAAACGTCAGTAAGAAAATGACAACTCCGACAGCTACAATCCCAACAACAACCGGATACGAAAGTGCGGACAACACTTTTTGACGCGTCTTGTATGCTTTTTCATAGTGAATTGCTAGCCGATCCAGTGCATCATCCAACGTACCTGACAGTTCACCGGCTTTAATCATATTCACCACAAGCGGTTCGAATGCTTTCGGATGCTTTGCGAATGAGTCCGACAAAGAACCGCCTGTCCGTAAGTCTTCATTTACCTCTATCAAGATCTTTTTAAACTGTTTTCCTTCAACTTGCAGGGCCAGTATGCGAATCGCCTCGACAATCGTTACACCCGCACGCAGCAATGTAGAAAACTGGCGCAAAAACATAATGAAGTGCTGGCGTTTTACCGGCTTCCCGATATGAATTTCTTTCGTCAGCGTCGTTTCCGCCTGCTCCGTTAAATTTTTGACACGGATTCCTTCGCGTTTTAACTTTAACGCAGCATCTCTTTTGTTATCTGCAACTACGACACCTGAACGGACCGACTTGGCGTCTCGTCCATCATATTTAAAACGAGCCACAATTATGATTCCTCCTGCAAGTAAGGCTCAGCGGTGTCATAACTGATCACTCCGCCATCCAATAACTCTTTAACAGATGCATTCATCATGTGCATCCCCATGGCACGATTTGTTTGAATGACATTGGGAATCTGATGCACCTTTTCAGAACGGATTAAATTAGCGATTGCCGCGTTCTTAATCATCAGCTCTGTCGCCGCGCGTCTGCCTGATCGGTCTTTTGTGGGGAGCAATCGCTGAGACAACACGGCCGTCAGCACTCCTGCTAGCTGAACACGAATTTGCGCTTGCTGTCCATGCGGAAAGACATCGATAATTCGGTCAATCGTCGACGCGGCACTCCATGTATGAAGTGTAGCCAGTACGAGATGCCCTGTTTCAGCGGCAGTAATCGCAGTAGAAATCGTCTCTAAATCTCGCATTTCCCCAACTAGAATGACATCGGGATCTTGACGCAATGCAGCACGCAATCCATCAGCGAATGAATCTGTATCAAAACCGACTTCTCGCTGGTCGATGATGCTCGAACCATGACTATGCATATACTCAATCGGGTCTTCCAATGTCAATATATGTTTTCTAGAAGTTTGATTTAAATAATCAATCATTGACGCCAGCGTAGTAGATTTTCCTGAGCCAGTCGGTCCCGTCACGAGAATCAGCCCCTGCTTCGTTTCTGCCAGCGTCTTTAATATACCTGGCATCTGCAAGGATTCAATCGTCGGAATATCTGTAGGAATTGTACGGAACGCCAGTGATATCACTCCGCGCTGCTGGAACGCATTCACACGAAATCGTGCAACGTTCGGGACTTCATAGGAATAGTCAATTTGACCGTTCCCTTTAAAATCAGTGAACAATTTATCAGGAACTGTCGCTTCGGCAGCGCACATTGTAAACTGTTCGTCTAAATCATCACTTCCAAAACGCTTCAAATCGCCATTAATTCGAAATACCGGCGGAGAGCCAATGGTCATGTGAATGTCAGAAGCTTGAAGTTCAACCGCTTTCGTCAGTAAATCATCGACCTGTTGTTTCATCATGAAATCCCTCCTATTCCGGCAGCGCAACACGGAGTACTTCTTCCGTCGTCGTCAGTCCTTGTATGACTTTATCCAGTCCATCATCGATTAAAAAGATGGTCCCGCTCTTAACCGCAGCTTCGCGCATTTTAGCAGGTGTTGCGTTACTGTTAATCAATTCTCGCATCGCATCGTCAATCAGCAGCACTTCGTGAATCGCAACGCGGCCTCGATAGCCCGTCATGTTACAAGCTGCGCATCCTGATCCTCGATTAATTTCTTCAACCGTTAATCCGCGCTTTGCAAAAATCTCCTGCTCGCGTGTTGTTGCAGGCATTTTCTTCCCGCAGTCCCGGCACACTTTTCGAATTAGCCGCTGGGCCACCACCGCGTTGAGTGATGCCGTCACCAGGAAGGGTTCCACACCCATATCGAGCAGTCGGGTGATCGATGCTACCGAATCATTTGTATGGATCGTGCTAAGAACTAAATGCCCGGTTAATGAGGCTCTTATCGCGATTTCAACCGTATCTCGATCGCGGATCTCCCCGACCATAACGATGTCAGGATCCTGGCGCAAGATCGACCGTAAACCAGTCGCAAAAGTCAGGCCAACATTTTGATTGACCTGAATTTGATTAACCCCCGAAAGCTGGTATTCAACGGGATCCTCAACAGTAATAATGTTAACTTCTTCGCTGTTCAATTTGTTCAGCGCTGCATATAACGTGGATGATTTACCAGACCCGGTTGGCCCGGAAATCAGCACAATTCCATTCGGCCGATTAATTTCCTCTAAAAACCGGTCCAAGTTCAGCGGATTGAAGCCCAGCTTTTTCAAATCGCTTAACGAACTGCTAAGATCCAATATCCGCATCACTATTTTCTCACCAAAGATGGTCGGTAATGTTGAAACACGCAAGTCAATGGGACGAAAATCGATCGTCGTCTTAATACGTCCATCCTGAGGCAAACGCTGTTCAGTGATATCCAGATTAGCAAGAATCTTAATCCTGGCTGTCAACATCCCCTGCATGTGTTTCGGCAGAACCCGTTCTGTTTTCAGCAACCCATCTAAACGATAGCGGATAATAAGTTCGTTTTCTTGAGGATCCAAATGGATATCACTCGCCTTTTGAGCAACTGCCGAAACCATGAGCTGGTTTACGAGACGTACAACGGGAGAATCGAGATCTGTCAGTTCTTCCTGCTGTTTTGTTTCTTCAGGTTGATCAATAAAAATATCTTCGAACGATTCGTCCTCATAATACTTTGAAATTGTCCGTAAAATATCGTCTTTTGAAGCGATCGCCGTTTCAATATGGAAACCTGTCGACAAACGTAAATCCTCAATTGTTAAATAATCCATTGGATCGCTCATCGCGACAAACAGCCTGTCGCCATCCGCCTTCAATGGAACGAGCAAGTTACGCTTCGCAAAATCCTTGTGAACGATATTAAACAATTTCGGATCGAACGGATACCGGAATAAATTGATATGAGGAATCCCGAGCTGGAATTCCAACACTTCAATCAATTGCTGTTCAGTAATATATCCACGCCCAAGCAATGCATCGCCGAGACGCTGATCTTTAGGCTTTTCCGCTAAGGCCATTTCAAGCTGAACATCTGTAATGAGTCCAGACTCAACTAGCAAATCCCCTAACCGTTTTCGTGGTGCCGCCATTGAAAAACCTCCTCCAAACCAGGTGTTACTTAATCAAATTACCGCCTTTATCATACAAGTAGTCGTCATCACCAGGCATCGGTGTTTTATTCCCATTTTCTTTCCCTAAAGAATTATTTGGGTTGTTAGATGAGTCGTTGCTTCCAGAAGGTTTGTTTTCATTTGAAGAACTTTCATCAGAATTCGACTGATTACTCGGATCTTTTCCTGTGTTTGCCTCGCCATTGCTTGGATTGGTATTAGTATCATTCACGTTCCCGTCTGTTCCAGACGAATTTGTCCCTGGTGTATTTTCAGCTGGTACATCTGCTTCAATCAAAGGACGCTGTTCAACGCGGGAAACTGGCGGATAAAAGTCTTCAGATACGGGTTCATTCGTAAGTAACGAGCCATCTTCTGAGATTCTGCGCTGAACAATAATTTCGAAGCCCTCTTTGCCAGGAACTGCGTTTAAGACTTGTCCTTGCGATAGATTTTCACTATATTGAACGACAGTTTTAGGTTCAAATCGATTTGATTCAGCCACATAGGGTGTGTACTCGTATCGCAGCGGCATTCCTTCTATTGTAATAGCAAGCGCTTCACTGTCCCATTTCGCACGGACTGTATAAGAAGTATAATTAGGATTCGTCATAACATAATCTAACCCTATCTGTGCGTTAATGGCAGCTTCAAATCCAGGTTCTACTCCTTGCGTCAGTTCACGCCGAATTGTTCGATCTTCAATCCAAAAGTTCGTTTGTAACGAAGCTTGATATAACGTAGACGCGAGAATCGTCAGTTCATCTTCGTCCAATAGACCCGCTTGAGTATTCTCAATAAATTCAAGTAATGAAAATGGTGTTTTTGCTTCAATTTCGAATCCATCCAGCTCATCTATCAAATCGAGCATCGGTGCAGTCAAACCATCAACAGATGTCGTTGCAGATGCGATTTCGGTAAGGGTCTGAGTGGATTCCAGGTAATCTGTCAAAATGATAGATTGCGGCATGATTCCTGATTCCAGCTTCTCACTGATCCCCCTTGCAATCGATTGAATTTCTGTATCGCTGAAAGAGAGCATCGGCAATTGCTGGTGCAGCAATGTTCGAAGTCCATCTTGAGAAATTGTTGAAATAAGAGCGTTTTCCTCTTCAGACTGTGCTTGTTCAATGGTAGCAGAAGGGTTGTAATCTACTATTTCCGACGGCAAAGGAATGATCGCATCCTGGTAAAGTAAATCCGCCTGCAACTGATCCTGCATTCCTAACAATTCTGAAGTTAGCTTAACTTCAGCTTCCTTGTCAGTCTGTTTCGATAAATTAAAAGGCCCTGCATAGGTATGTTCCCCGAAGCGTTTACCGAAAAACAAGTTCTCTGCAGCAAATGATCCTGCGGACGCAATTCCAAAAAATAATAATGAAGCGCCCAAGATGCTTAAAAAATATGCTAGTATCGTTCGATTACCCATGTTCTGGACGCCTCCTTTTCAATACTCTTCGTAGAATCATATCATTACGCTTCTTGCCGCTTTGCTAGCAATACGGCTGTTGCAAAGGACAGTCCCAGTATGACGAGCAGGGCGTGCCAGAGTGACATCATCTGGTATGCTAATGCAGCCAGAGTTGCTATTACAGTGCTTATAAATAAGTATAGCGTTAAATTTGATGTCGTTTTTTTGATTTTGAAAACAACGAAAACGATACCTGCAATCACAGCAATTGTTAAGGATGTATATATCAGTGAAGCCATCTCCCTACTTTTCTATGATTTTATCTACTTTTATCGTATCAGAAATAATGGGCTTATATACAGGAAACTTAGGATCTTCTGGTGGATAAAATTCACCGGGATTGATATCGAACTCACCATTCTCCACTCTAGTTCCACCGCTCATAATTAAGGATTTACCGAGCACTGTCCCCTTTACCGTACCTCCACCTGATAATAAGATGTCTGCATTGGGTGCATTTAGCAGTGTATATTTAGCACTGCCTCCACCACTGATTTCTACCTTCTTACCACCTGTCAAGATGTTCCCTTGAAAACCCCCACCGCCTGAAATTTGGATATTTGTATTTTTCGCATATAAGGAACCATAGATTTTTTGGGCTCCTGACAAGCTTAATTCATTAGGTTTGATGCTTTCATTATCCAAAAAAATCTTTAAACGCTTAGAGTCCTGGGAAGTATTAACGACACTTCCAGATCCCATTGAAACTTTGCTCTTCACCATAAAAGTCAGATTACCAGTACCAATAATTTTGATTTTACCGTTGGCTACATTCAGATGATCTACTACTATTGTTCTATCGTTACTTCCGACATTTATTTCAAGAGTATTGTTCTCATCCACTTTTATCTCATTAAATTGATGATCCTTGTCTAACTCTAATCGATATCCGTCTGAAATATAGTTATCTATATAAAGACTTCCATTTTTGATTACTTCCTTTTTATTGCTCCCCTTGTAAATCACTTGGTTATTCATAAAAGACAACGGAGGATAAACAGGAAATTCCGGAAGACTGAATGTAACTTTATCATTCAATCCAAGCGGCTGATCAATATCCATCCATGAAGGCTTATCTAATGATTTATTTTCGTAACCAACCGGTACATATACTGAACCTTTAATGCTTATACCGCCAGATAAAGTTACCGAATTTGCAGCTGCTCTATTAGTTCCCACATTCCCCCAAATTTCAGCTCCCCCACTTAAATTGATAGTTCCATCTACAAAGACGGCAGTTTTTTCCGGATAGTTGAAACTTGGCGGTTTTACGGGCAGCAAGGGTTCACTTTCACCACCAGATTCTCCTCCTTCATTTATGTACGCGTACTTTATGGTTACATACTGGGTTAACGAACGTTTTTTAGTACCTATTTTACCGATGGAAGTTACTAGTATTTTATCAGAGACTTCCTTTTTATTCGTCGTTAGAGACACTGTCGGTGTAGAAGTTCCGTGCTTTTCAAAATCATACGGATATACAGGCGAGTCACTGACTGCATTTTTTACTGCCCGCAGATAGTTACCTTTCTGCACTTCCACAGATAACTTTTCCGTAGGTGCATAGTTAAGTATTTCTCTTTTCGCAATTCGTTCTATATCTTTAACAGTATAGTTCAAACCCGCCTCTGCTATATAAAAAGCTGATTTGTCATTTACTTCTTGTTTACTTAACGTATGCTGTTTAACAGTTAATCCTAGAATTGAAAGTGTTAGAACGGATAATACAAGAAGGACCATTAGGACTATGAGCAATGAATATCCACTCTCTGAAAGCTTTCTCACCTGCTGTCACCTTCCCGCAAAAATATTGAGGTTACAATCTCTTTCTCGGATCGGTCAGAGCCGTTAGTTATTATCGAGATATTAAGCGTGTCCCTGGAATTATTGAATTCCAATTTAAAGTCTTGAATGTTGTCAGCCAATATCGAGCTGTTTTTCATCAAGCCCATGTTGCTAAGTATGTAGACGTTTTTCCCAATTATTAACTCTGATTTTTGAGGATCTATTTTAATTTTATTATTATCATCTATTCTTCTAATCTCCCTTGTAATATCTTTAATAACAAACTGAAGACTTACTTCATTTGAGAACTGCTCATTCTGAGTATTATATTCTCTTTCCCCAAATAGTTGGGTCGATATTATTAGTAAGAATATCATTGATAACAGTACTAAAGCAGCTAGGACTTCAACCAATGACACCCCTCTAGAATTCATGTGTTTATTCATGACTAGTTCTCCAATATAGTAATGATTCAATAATAGAATTTGGTTTATCAGTTCCAGAAGAATAATTATTTATTATCACTCTCGTTACTCTATACCCATCTATTTTGTCTTGTTCTTCAAAGATGACTTCTATAAATCCTTTAGAAGTCGATTTATTATACTTTAAATTGGTTACTTTCTTAAATCCCTGGCCATTTAGCAAGATGCTATCTACACTTTCTAATGAACTTCCTTTTTGAGAATATGCTACAAATAACTCCATCAAGTCTTCAGCATAATTAGTATTATCATTTAGATCGTCAGTCTTTTTATTATAGAGAGCTGATTGACTAAAAATAGATAAGAAAGAAACTATAACTATGCCTAATATCACAAGGGAGGCTAGAATTTCGATAAGAGTCAGCCCGGACTCGTGACTGACATTCTTTTTATTCAACATTCGCCCACCTCTTTCGTTCCTTTTTCCTATCTCTAGCATAACGGAGGGAACCTTTGAGTTCAATAGAATTATACGTGTAAATGTTACAAAAAAAGACTGCCATGGCAGTCTTTTGTGTCCAAATAAATTTCCATCAAATTTTCAGCGGTTGCGTCAGTTCCCCTTCATAAACACCGACACGATTTCTTCCTGCCTGCTTCCCTCCTATATAAAGGGCGCGATCTGCATTTCGAAGCAGACTGCTGTCTGATTGGGTATCTTCGGGAATCGAAGAAACTCCCAGGCTAACTGTCAAGTTGATACCGATGGATTCATTATCATTCGATAAGTCAGGTTTTATCTCAAACGTGTATCTTTCGACTTCTTTACGAATTCTTTCAGCAAGAGAAACTGCCTCATCTTTTGTGAAATCAGGAAGCAGTAAAACAAATTCTTCTCCGCCATAACGTGCAAGTGTCCGCCCATCCGTTTCGTACTTTTTAAGAATTTGCGCGAACGTACATAAGATATCATTCCCGCTTTGATGTCCATACGAGTCATTGATAGATTTGAAATGATCGATATCTAAAATGATGGCAGAAAGACTTGAAATCTCTTGTTCATGGAAGAGACTGAGTTCATGACTAAGTTTCTTGGTCAAATAACGGAAGTTGTACAGATTAGTGAGACCGCATTTTTCGCTCCGTTCAATAGTTTGTTCATAATGAAACGCTTTCAATACCGCTGCTTCGAAGTAACTTGTTAGCAAATCAACCATTTTTTCATCTAGTTCTTCAAAGAAATGTTTTCTAAATGACGTCATTACCAGGTATCCTTCAATATTCCCTTGACGTTTAACCGGAGCAACCATCACACTTTCAACGGCAGAACTAAAATGGAAATTATCTAAACTCGTTAATTCTGATGATTTTCCATATACCTGAGTTCTAGTTACTGGAAGTTTCTCGAGTGTTCCTTTTTCATAGTTGAAAAATTGAGGGCTTCTTGTTAGGTTCCCTGCTTCCACACTCGAAAGCAAAACTAATTTCTGCCCTTTTCTTAAATCCAATAAGTAAGCTTGATCATAATTTACTACAGACTGGATTTTTTGCGTAAATATATCCAAGACTTCAATGGATCGCAAGCTATCCGTCAATTCATGACCAATTTCAACAGCTGAAGATAGTTTTTTATTAAGGCTATCACTTGAAAAGTACATTTTGAAAATTATTTGCATAAACAAGAAAGGGACACCCAGTAATAATACTGATTGTATTCCAAGTTTAGCAGTCAACAAACTGTAGGAAATCGCCATTGGCAATAAAACAAGAGAAGTAACAAAGTCCCATAATGCCACTGTGAAAAAATCCTTCGTTTCTTCTTTTTCAAATTTGATGAACAAGTAAATCACAATGTTATTAAGTGTTGCATAGCTAATTGCATATACTAATCCCGCACTCACGAGTTTCCAAGGTTCCAGAGAATTGTCAAAACTCCCGCCAGCGAAGTAGAACATAAAAGCACTGCCAAGCGATACGATTGTAAACATCAATGAGTTTGAAAGAAATCGATAGGATGCTGGCAAAGGAGATTTAGTCGTTAATTGCAAAATGATAATGGCAATTTGCATGAAAAGCATTTCGGTTAAAAGACCGTACTGAAAAAACACTGTGAAAATGATAAATCGCTCCAAAGAGATATAATCACCAAGAATTTTCAGTGGGAATATCATCGTAAAACATAAAATCACCAAATTTATCAAGATGAAGGATTTATTCATCTCATGGAAAGGAAAGTTCGAATAAACGAAATAAAATGCACTTGGAACTATTAATATCCAAACAAAAAATAAGATCCAATGTTTCTGACGTGTCAGATTCACTCTTGCCTCTCCTTTCCAACTAGTTTATTTCTGATATCCAGCTACACGATTCCGCCCTGCCTGCTTTGCACCGATATAAAGCGCTCGATCCGCATTTCTCAATAAGGTCATTGCTTCATCAGTATCTTGCGGGGCTGTAGAAATACCAATGCTCGAAGTAATGTGTATTGTTTTTCGATTTCTTTGGTTAGCCAGATCATCATATAGATACATCGGAGTATTTCTAATTTCTTTTCGCACTGATTCAGCAAATTCTAAAACTTGATCTTTTGAAGAGTTAGGCACCAAATATACAAATTCTTCTCCTCCATATCGTGCCAACAATCCGTCAAGAGGTATCATTTGGTTAAGCAGGTTAGCTAACTGTTTTAATATTTCATTCCCACTTTCATGACCATATGTATCGTTTACTAATTTAAACCGATCTATATCTAGCATTACAACTGACAAGTTAGTATGAACACCACTATTTAACATTTCCATGTCTGATTCAAGTCTTTGTTCAAAAATTTTATAATTATACAGACCAGTCAGTTCACATCTATCACTGATACGTTGGGCTTCTTCTATATACCGTGCTTTTTCTACTGCGATTACGAAATAAGAACTTAATAAATCTAAAATTCTAAGGTGATAGTCTTTAAAAGCTTTAACTTTATTGCTGCCTAAAATTAATACCCCTTCTATTTTGCTATTTCTTACTAGAGGAATACATAATAAACTTTCAAGATTTTCGGGCGCAGTTTTTACAGATTGATTAATCCATTCTTCTCTTTTCGAGTATAGTACCGGTTTTTTAGACAAAAGAA
Proteins encoded in this region:
- the pilM gene encoding type IV pilus biogenesis protein PilM, producing MPFPFSRPKRPISLTIEEDAVRYVKLKAGESLTVEEAVEIPLPPNTVHDGRVVDSAGLATLLDGLAKEWGIAKRSVQFLAPDTYVMIRKVPYPEDVMEDELKGHFFIEIGSSIYLPFDDPVFDVVPYLPNEDAHEAILIASKESVLHGYESALTDAKFEPLVADIAPLALYRLAHDKHHFTGDEHVLLADLTAGKLVVSIFHQHYPQFMRPVDLENATELDVSSTELTVDSNTLSPRAIVQELEKLVNFYRYNMWNAGATITHLLVNGEYKELDELLKQVSGRLNVIAGPLLPESLKFSNGGIVPASFNRVIGLALKEVHHASRY
- a CDS encoding type II secretion system protein gives rise to the protein MKKFLQKKLKNEKGLTLVELLAVIVILGIIAAIAVPSIGGIIDNSRIKAVKADAQTIISAANMYFAENPDATNVNLMTLVDGNYMDDIGKFVKPTTIDAEPKVTKATGGNKFSGSAKYKGEETVTFKDATSKMITDSGNSKVVPKTN
- a CDS encoding type II secretion system F family protein is translated as MARFKYDGRDAKSVRSGVVVADNKRDAALKLKREGIRVKNLTEQAETTLTKEIHIGKPVKRQHFIMFLRQFSTLLRAGVTIVEAIRILALQVEGKQFKKILIEVNEDLRTGGSLSDSFAKHPKAFEPLVVNMIKAGELSGTLDDALDRLAIHYEKAYKTRQKVLSALSYPVVVGIVAVGVVIFLLTFVVPMFVDLFASVGGELPLLTRFVMSASDFALSYWYIIVMTAAAIAIAFYLIRNNPAGKMMLDTILLRLPIFGDIVKKSVLATLTRTLSSLFSSSVPILQSISMTEKVIENEVVKKVLVKSRESLERGGSLTEPMEGHWAFPPLIPHMIAIGEQTGSLDAMLAKVADFYESEVDASTERLKALIEPIMIVLLAGLVGTIVLAILLPMFSLFNEIDNL
- a CDS encoding type IV pilus twitching motility protein PilT produces the protein MKQQVDDLLTKAVELQASDIHMTIGSPPVFRINGDLKRFGSDDLDEQFTMCAAEATVPDKLFTDFKGNGQIDYSYEVPNVARFRVNAFQQRGVISLAFRTIPTDIPTIESLQMPGILKTLAETKQGLILVTGPTGSGKSTTLASMIDYLNQTSRKHILTLEDPIEYMHSHGSSIIDQREVGFDTDSFADGLRAALRQDPDVILVGEMRDLETISTAITAAETGHLVLATLHTWSAASTIDRIIDVFPHGQQAQIRVQLAGVLTAVLSQRLLPTKDRSGRRAATELMIKNAAIANLIRSEKVHQIPNVIQTNRAMGMHMMNASVKELLDGGVISYDTAEPYLQEES
- a CDS encoding GspE/PulE family protein, which produces MAAPRKRLGDLLVESGLITDVQLEMALAEKPKDQRLGDALLGRGYITEQQLIEVLEFQLGIPHINLFRYPFDPKLFNIVHKDFAKRNLLVPLKADGDRLFVAMSDPMDYLTIEDLRLSTGFHIETAIASKDDILRTISKYYEDESFEDIFIDQPEETKQQEELTDLDSPVVRLVNQLMVSAVAQKASDIHLDPQENELIIRYRLDGLLKTERVLPKHMQGMLTARIKILANLDITEQRLPQDGRIKTTIDFRPIDLRVSTLPTIFGEKIVMRILDLSSSLSDLKKLGFNPLNLDRFLEEINRPNGIVLISGPTGSGKSSTLYAALNKLNSEEVNIITVEDPVEYQLSGVNQIQVNQNVGLTFATGLRSILRQDPDIVMVGEIRDRDTVEIAIRASLTGHLVLSTIHTNDSVASITRLLDMGVEPFLVTASLNAVVAQRLIRKVCRDCGKKMPATTREQEIFAKRGLTVEEINRGSGCAACNMTGYRGRVAIHEVLLIDDAMRELINSNATPAKMREAAVKSGTIFLIDDGLDKVIQGLTTTEEVLRVALPE
- a CDS encoding DUF7305 domain-containing protein, translating into MRKLSESGYSLLIVLMVLLVLSVLTLSILGLTVKQHTLSKQEVNDKSAFYIAEAGLNYTVKDIERIAKREILNYAPTEKLSVEVQKGNYLRAVKNAVSDSPVYPYDFEKHGTSTPTVSLTTNKKEVSDKILVTSIGKIGTKKRSLTQYVTIKYAYINEGGESGGESEPLLPVKPPSFNYPEKTAVFVDGTINLSGGAEIWGNVGTNRAAANSVTLSGGISIKGSVYVPVGYENKSLDKPSWMDIDQPLGLNDKVTFSLPEFPVYPPLSFMNNQVIYKGSNKKEVIKNGSLYIDNYISDGYRLELDKDHQFNEIKVDENNTLEINVGSNDRTIVVDHLNVANGKIKIIGTGNLTFMVKSKVSMGSGSVVNTSQDSKRLKIFLDNESIKPNELSLSGAQKIYGSLYAKNTNIQISGGGGFQGNILTGGKKVEISGGGSAKYTLLNAPNADILLSGGGTVKGTVLGKSLIMSGGTRVENGEFDINPGEFYPPEDPKFPVYKPIISDTIKVDKIIEK
- a CDS encoding type IV pilus modification PilV family protein, which encodes MNKHMNSRGVSLVEVLAALVLLSMIFLLIISTQLFGEREYNTQNEQFSNEVSLQFVIKDITREIRRIDDNNKIKIDPQKSELIIGKNVYILSNMGLMKNSSILADNIQDFKLEFNNSRDTLNISIITNGSDRSEKEIVTSIFLREGDSR
- a CDS encoding type IV pilus modification PilV family protein: MLNKKNVSHESGLTLIEILASLVILGIVIVSFLSIFSQSALYNKKTDDLNDNTNYAEDLMELFVAYSQKGSSLESVDSILLNGQGFKKVTNLKYNKSTSKGFIEVIFEEQDKIDGYRVTRVIINNYSSGTDKPNSIIESLLYWRTSHE